In Naumovozyma dairenensis CBS 421 chromosome 2, complete genome, the following are encoded in one genomic region:
- the RIE1 gene encoding Rie1p (similar to Saccharomyces cerevisiae YGR250C; ancestral locus Anc_5.76), giving the protein MASKIKTKSDHKRSNNNNKDGPTTGHSTTSTQFSNVLPLEQLANTNTLTIRLKWEDNNVRYDIDQQLKDLLLKNHGYIIPLNEIESYQYLNDTKRLETLQEFKDIYKFENGNEEIQKFTRIGKDKIEQEEKHEEDEQFFYNLVLQAQLHNETNLTKACEAVQSLLSKDDHDSVKELIQWSISWNKRALTHPNNLFIGGVNKNMTLENMTDYLCKYGHISSLKLLQNENNSKNNKSNNDSEILSNTGYGFVSFQLGSQASNCINELNGKLFKGSKLFLNYHVERKERERIQWNQLRENNDDGKFKCIFIGNFPINNMKQESGETENKDKSITNEFNYRITPEIIIEKIKSELLPLIPDFEILSYYFPRIQNNHDVTYIKNQSTVNAKVFESDNVNDLTKSGTENALPLKGYGFINVLNHEQALQIIAKFNNYEWNGSRLIVNKAVQNSIHEGTSHNSHSFTIHGNSSHNATSKKQEGDDAYNITRSSISSSSRHASLSGLSNNNSKPFIPRNRSYNNSQYYKNNNSNPYAFQPNYPISPPTTNLLPMAPPFSPNANGYTYAYPLPIGGPRNDSFDNGGLSPLLDNLTVGGVVPPPPPPPPLALSPIPQPNMMGPGISVPSLISKASPTVYVPTSSSSALSKRNKDKKGEIDEEDDDLDERSQNDYPINPMFYFNNFGYGYMPNYTYNYGYNNTYNPNTAGSSNLGYSRDYNIVPGFDGINEKINNNGKLPIPLYFQQESNLYVKYLPLDWDDDDLYDFFVQYGNIISAKVITVGGSKNKTQQKDRGDDKELKEREEDEDNDSSTIKSEDELGQHEEDKDEDINGADEAKEKIGISKGYGFVCFENPLDASQAILGTDGVAVTPTNILGVTFAQKRHHHARDNSSASNNNNMKWNDHGNEIRYNRKFMNAVIEQQQQQQQNGSTARPNNHWSYRISTTHPLN; this is encoded by the coding sequence ATGGCTTCGAAAATCAAGACAAAATCTGATCACAAAAgatccaataataataacaaagaTGGTCCCACAACCGGTCACTCTACCACCTCCACACAATTCAGTAACGTTCTACCTTTAGAACAATTGgcaaatacaaatacacTGACAATTAGGCTCAAGTGGGAAGATAACAATGTGAGATATGATATCGACCAGCAATTGAAGGACTTACTACTGAAGAACCATGGTTATATCATACCCTTGAACGAAATTGAATCCTATCAGTATTTGAATGATACTAAAAGACTAGAAACTCTACAggaatttaaagatatctataaatttgaaaatggtaACGAGGAAATTCAGAAATTTACTAGAATAGGAAAGGATAAAATcgaacaagaagaaaaacatGAGGAGGAtgaacaatttttttataatttagTCCTGCAAGCTCAGTTACATAATGAAACCAATCTAACTAAGGCGTGTGAGGCAGTTCAATCATTGTTATCCAAAGATGATCATGATTCTGTTAAAGAACTTATACAATGGTCAATAAGTTGGAATAAACGTGCTTTGACACATCCGAACAATTTATTCATAGGCGGAGTTAATAAGAATATGACGCTTGAGAATATGACTGATTATCTTTGTAAATACGGCCATATTTCATCACTTAAACTATTACAGAATGAgaataattcaaaaaataacaaaagCAATAATGATAGTGAAATACTTTCTAATACAGGATACGGGTTTGTTTCTTTCCAGTTGGGTTCACAGGCATCAAACTGTATTAATGAACTGAACGGGAAACTATTCAAAGGCTCGAAgttatttttgaattatcATGTAGAAAGAAAGGAACGTGAACGGATTCAATGGAATCAACTaagagaaaataatgacgatggaaaatttaaatgtatatttattggaaatttcccgataaataatatgaaaCAAGAAAGTGGAGAAACTGagaataaagataaatccataacaaatgaatttaattatCGAATAACGCCCGAAATCATAATcgaaaaaataaaaagtgAATTACTACCATTAATACCAGACTTCGAGATTTTGTCTTACTATTTTCCAAGGATACAGAATAATCATGATGTTACTTACATTAAGAATCAAAGTACGGTTAATGCAAAAGTTTTTGAATCTGATAATGTAAACGATTTGACAAAAAGTGGTACAGAAAACGCTTTACCCTTAAAGGGGTATGGATTCATTAATGTGTTGAATCATGAACAAGCACTCCAAATAATAgcaaaatttaataattatgAATGGAACGGAAGCAGATTAATAGTGAATAAGGCGGTTCAGAATTCTATTCATGAAGGCACTAGTCATAATTCTCATTCTTTCACAATTCATGGTAATAGCAGCCATAATGCCACCAGTAAAAAACAAGAAGGTGATGATGCTTATAATATTACCAGGTCATCGATCTCATCTTCATCGAGACACGCAAGCTTAAGTGGATTGAGTAATAACAATTCAAAGCCATTCATTCCAAGGAATAGATCATACAATAATAGTCAATATTacaagaataataatagtaatcCCTACGCTTTTCAACCAAATTATCCTATCTCACCACCAACCACTAACTTATTACCAATGGCTCCACCATTTTCGCCGAATGCAAATGGTTATACATATGCATATCCACTACCTATTGGTGGCCCAAGGAACGATTCCTTTGATAATGGTGGGTTATCGCCGTTATTAGATAACTTAACAGTTGGTGGAGTAGTTCCACCGCCGCCACCACCCCCACCTTTAGCATTATCTCCTATTCCTCAGCCGAATATGATGGGACCAGGAATATCTGTCCCGTCTCTCATCTCAAAAGCTTCCCCAACAGTATATGTTCCGACGTCATCTTCTAGTGCCCTATCGAAAAGGAACAAGGATAAAAAGGGCGAGATAGACGAGGAAGATGACGATCTAGATGAACGAAGTCAAAATGATTATCCTATAAATCCcatgttttattttaacAACTTTGGATATGGATACATGCCAAATTATACTTATAATTATggatataataatacttaTAATCCAAATACAGCGGGTTCCTCAAATTTAGGGTATAGTAGAGATTATAATATAGTACCAGGGTTTGACGGTATTAATGagaaaattaataataatggaaaaTTACCCATTCCTTTATATTTCCAACAAGAATCGAACCTTTATGTTAAATACCTCCCATTAGATTgggatgatgatgatttatatGACTTTTTCGTTCAATATgggaatattattagtgcGAAAGTTATAACAGTAGGTGGaagtaaaaataaaactcAACAAAAGGATAGAGGTGATGATAAGGAACTAAAggaaagagaagaagacgaagatAATGATAGCTCGACTATAAAATCTGAAGACGAATTAGGACAacatgaagaagataagGACGAGGATATTAATGGAGCTGATGAAGCgaaggaaaaaattggtATATCGAAAGGATACGGATTTGTATGTTTTGAAAATCCATTAGATGCATCCCAAGCAATTCTTGGTACAGATGGTGTTGCTGTTACTCCTACGAATATATTGGGGGTCACATTTGCACAAAAGAGACATCATCATGCTAGAGATAATAGCAGTGCcagcaataataataatatgaaatGGAACGATCACGGGAATGAAATTAGATACAACAGGAAATTTATGAATGCAGTGATagaacaacagcaacagcaacaacaaaatggATCTACCGCACGACCAAATAACCACTGGAGTTATCGTATTTCCACTACACATCCATTGAACTAA
- the MGA1 gene encoding Mga1p (similar to Saccharomyces cerevisiae MGA1 (YGR249W); ancestral locus Anc_5.77), whose amino-acid sequence MQQRNFVNQLHLILQQKGLHQWIRWYSIEKSIFLLKPYDPNFSEKVLKKYFKHGNISSFVRQLHMYGFHKISSNDLPNSILNSNPNPNNRINTIWYFAHPSGFFTQTSTNEILKKIQRKSTGVDKDGEKRKNILSTLSVSYLNPNHHTPLNTSDVHAASVETNNIIPSENNNTTNSFTLKRKSENGQSKISSTHYPVNQLQRLPLPPISSLEGLKSSDASAFPNNKNDNHLLNYFPGYNESNKLFKSESHPQLFRINPAPGTPSNTTTSTPSNRLFNTPFPKCGSQPEIHGNFSSYLSDQNQSLDQQKALLSLASSLSSSLASSSTSLFSKKGTTIPTDSLASSRSSLSIANIPFKPKKKNFEIFANSNSNQDNNTKSSHLNIMNTINSNEVKIRKISSLLAEAENKRKIDNNTSFPLSHDNDIILNPLIKKDEGHSHNNIAHDNNNNNNNNNDNDTNVKETMKINMDIINESILLISTILEDLSTNSNPENQRNDEPLFVKIEERLNKLNLMQEQLDKLIKEEDK is encoded by the coding sequence ATGCAACAACGAAATTTCGTTAACCAATTACATTTAATCTTACAACAAAAAGGTCTGCATCAATGGATACGATGGTattctattgaaaaatcaatattctTACTAAAACCATACGATCCAAATTTTAGTGAAAAAgttttaaagaaatattttaaacATGGTAATATTAGTAGTTTTGTAAGACAACTACACATGTATGGCTTCCATAagatttcttcaaatgatcTACCCAATTCCAtcttaaattcaaatccaaatccaaataatagaattaaTACAATTTGGTATTTCGCTCATCCATCAGGGTTTTTCACTCAAACTTCAACcaatgaaatattgaaaaaaattcaaagaaaatcaaCTGGTGTTGATAAAGATGGggagaaaaggaaaaatattctaTCAACTTTATCTGTTAGTTATTTAAATCCGAACCATCATACTCCCCTTAATACTTCTGACGTCCACGCTGCTAGTGTTGAAACGAATAATATCATCCCAAGtgagaataataatactaccAATAGCTTtactttgaaaagaaaatccGAAAATGGTCAATCAAAGATTAGTAGTACACACTATCCTGTAAATCAACTGCAACGATTACCTCTACCTCCAATATCTTCACTGGAAGGCTTAAAAAGCTCGGACGCAAGTGCTTTccctaataataaaaatgataatcatttgttgaattacTTTCCGGGCTATAATGAGagtaataaattattcaaatcagAATCTCATCCACAATTGTTTCGAATAAATCCAGCTCCTGGAACACCTAGTAATACTACTACATCCACTCCATCAAATCGTCTATTCAACACTCCATTTCCTAAATGCGGATCTCAACCAGAAATCCATGGGAATTTTAGTTCGTATCTTAGTGATCAAAACCAAAGCCTAGATCAGCAGAAAGCACTACTTTCTCTTGCATCGTCActatcttcttcattagcttcttcatcaacttcattattttctaaaaaaGGTACCACGATACCGACAGATTCGTTGGCATCCTCTAGATCCTCACTTTCAATAGCGAATATACCATttaaaccaaaaaaaaagaactttgaaatatttgcGAACTCTAACTCTAAccaagataataatacgaAAAGTTCACACCTGAATATCATGAACACAATTAATAGTAATGAAGTGAAAATACGAAAGATATCCTCATTACTTGCCGAAGCAGAAAATAAACGGAAAATAGACAATAATACTTCTTTCCCTTTATCGCATGACAATGATATTATTCTGAACCCACTAATAAAGAAGGATGAAGGGCATAGTCATAACAATATCGCtcatgataataataataataataataataataatgataatgataccAATGTGAAGGAAACAATGAAAATTAATATGgatataattaatgaatcgATCTTATTGATATCTACTATATTGGAAGATCTatcaacaaattcaaatccaGAAAATCAAAGGAATGATGAACCTCTCTTTGtgaaaattgaagaaagattgaataaattgaatttaatgcAAGAACAATTAGATAAGTTAATTAAAGAGGAGGACAAATAa
- the SOL4 gene encoding 6-phosphogluconolactonase SOL4 (similar to Saccharomyces cerevisiae SOL4 (YGR248W) and SOL3 (YHR163W); ancestral locus Anc_5.78), with protein sequence MQSDLVKKIIEIQNEVLKKSDRFKVGVLPSKGLIDKLSEILIDKIDVELFKQIKWPQWDIFLCEENLVEFSDPLSQYGQLERNFIERITHKGDSLNFGPVVITINESMIDMMHENKEIKIAKEFDTFLPQSLDLILTGFHDEDEKGSKEKETINERVPISGQLELIKDSKASACNQLIITSKYFLNSSRIVLLSYKNLDIEDNDEVELLKEIFKEEKRLSIKYIQTVAKGSVEHLQV encoded by the coding sequence ATGCAATCAGACTTagttaaaaaaataatcgaaattcaaaatgaagTTCTCAAGAAATCAGATCGTTTCAAAGTTGGAGTACTTCCAAGTAAAGGTTTAATCGATAAATTATCTGAAATACTGATCGATAAAATCGATGTTGAGTTAtttaaacaaataaaatgGCCACAATGGgatattttcctttgtgAAGAGAATTTAGTTGAATTTAGTGATCCCTTAAGTCAGTACGGTCAACttgaaagaaatttcaTAGAGAGGATTACTCATAAAGGTGATTCTCTTAATTTCGGGCCAGTTGTGATCACCATTAATGAATCTATGATTGATATGATGCATGAAAATAAGGAAATTAAGATAGCCAAAGAATTTGATACATTTTTACCTCAGAGTTTGGACTTAATATTGACAGGATTTCATGACGAAGATGAGAAGGGTTccaaggaaaaagaaacaattaatGAGAGGGTACCAATAAGTGGACAATTAGAACTAATAAAGGATTCCAAAGCATCTGCTTGtaatcaattaattataaCATCAAAGTACTTCTTGAATTCTTCCAGAATAGTTTTATTGTCGTATAAGAATTTGGATATCGAAGACAATGATGAGGTAGAGCTgttgaaagaaatttttaaagaagaaaaacgCCTgtcaattaaatatattcaaactGTAGCTAAAGGATCAGTAGAACATCTGCAGGTATGA
- the CPD1 gene encoding 2',3'-cyclic-nucleotide 3'-phosphodiesterase (similar to Saccharomyces cerevisiae CPD1 (YGR247W); ancestral locus Anc_5.79), with protein MTVVLWYCPPPGSTAYETLNTLIQSIQTLFPNSPVFEPHITLNTHLTVSTKDDVNKVLTYCVAAMNSIKKSIEKENKSLVRMNGFVTGKSYFQKVKLSCELDKYLLSIAQIIRELFVESEQNTELKKLNAQNWVHNDFKPHVSLLYSDIYPISPAFTKIIQQRIEDTLGVKVISNEADEWKFDQIPKNVSWGIPATFKVVNCEGPIEEWEVLGRTDI; from the coding sequence ATGACAGTCGTGTTATGGTATTGTCCTCCACCAGGCTCAACAGCCTATGAAACTTTAAATACATTGATTCAATCTATACAGACATTATTCCCCAATTCTCCTGTTTTTGAACCGCATATAACGTTAAACACTCATCTAACGGTCAGCACAAAAGATGATGTCAACAAAGTATTAACATATTGCGTAGCTGCGATGAATAGTATCAAGAAATCcattgaaaaggaaaataagTCATTAGTTCGAATGAATGGTTTTGTTACTGGAAAGTCATATTTCCAAAAAGTGAAATTATCATGtgaattagataaataTCTACTAAGTATAGCACAAATAATTAGAGAATTGTTTGTGGAAAGTGAACAGAATACggaattaaaaaaattgaatgcTCAAAATTGGGTTCATAATGATTTCAAACCTCATGTATCCTTATTATATTCTGATATATATCCTATTAGTCCTGCATTTACAAAGATTATACAACaaagaattgaagataCTTTGGGCGTTAAGGTAATATCAAATGAGGCTGACGAGTGGAAATTTGATCAAATACCTAAAAATGTTAGTTGGGGAATTCCAGCCACTTTCAAAGTGGTAAACTGTGAAGGTCCTATAGAGGAATGGGAAGTTCTTGGAAGAACTGACATTTAG
- the BRF1 gene encoding transcription factor TFIIIB subunit BRF1 (similar to Saccharomyces cerevisiae BRF1 (YGR246C); ancestral locus Anc_5.80) yields MPVCKSCKGTEFERDHSNANSDLVCKSCGFVSEDNPIVSEVTFGETSAGAAVVQGSFIGAGQSHASFMSHGGSSALDSRENTLNNARRKLRAVSHALSIPEYITDAAFQWYKLALAYNFVQGRRSQNVIASCLYVACRKEKTHHMLIDFSSRLQVSVYSIGATFLKMVKRLHISKLPLADPSLFIQHFAEKLDLGDKKIKVVKDAVKLAQRMSHDWMFEGRRPAGIAGACVLLACRMNNLRRTHSEIVAVSHVAEETLQQRLNEFKNTNSGKLSIHEFRKASEELPDPNTEEQMKKGGCRSNTSFPPSFNRNRKNEKKIKEHLETENELLETSEDAVNRNPILSQILGEQELSSKEVLFYLKQFSKRRESAIQRIKSTHGIDGSNLYGNSENPTSRSRSGSKSLSKETPDGVATTQDGTEEAVKDNIDGQASIRGAELGDGDSDDDNDNDNEEDEEDTRFQDKIDGYSLERDPYRPKNLHLLPTTESFLHKVNDDPENLEDVDDDELDALLLDEEASQLKERIWIGINSDYLLEQENKRLKEEADLLTGNTATKKRRRNNGGSRKRAKTEPDSKANLAHSAMGLMSQFQDRTGLQAALKAAEESGDLTAADSVKNMLQKATFSKKINYDAIDGLFS; encoded by the coding sequence ATGCCAGTTTGTAAGAGTTGTAAAGGGAcagaatttgaaagagaTCACTCGAACGCGAACAGTGATTTAGTTTGTAAATCATGTGGTTTTGTCTCCGAAGATAATCCAATTGTCTCGGAAGTGACTTTTGGTGAAACAAGTGCTGGGGCTGCCGTTGTTCAAGGGTCTTTCATTGGAGCTGGTCAATCTCATGCATCGTTTATGTCTCATGGTGGGTCTAGTGCCTTGGATTCTCGTGAAAATACTTTGAATAATGCAAGACGGAAATTAAGAGCTGTGTCCCATGCTTTGAGTATCCCGGAATATATTACAGATGCTGCATTCCAATGGTATAAGTTAGCTTTGGCTTATAATTTTGTCCAAGGAAGAAGATCTCAGAATGTTATCGCTTCGTGTCTTTATGTTGCTTGTAGAAAGGAAAAGACTCATCATATGTTGATTGATTTCTCTTCTCGATTACAAGTCAGTGTCTATTCTATTGGTGCCACTTTCCTTAAGATGGTTAAACGATTACATATCAGTAAGTTACCGTTGGCAGATCCgtctttatttattcaacATTTTGCTGAGAAATTAGACTTGGGTGACAAAAAGATTAAAGTGGTTAAAGATGCCGTGAAGTTGGCTCAACGAATGTCACATGATTGGATGTTTGAAGGTAGAAGACCGGCAGGTATTGCAGGTGCATGTGTTCTTCTTGCCTGTAGGATGAATAATTTGAGAAGAACTCATTCTGAGATTGTTGCAGTATCTCATGTAGCAGAAGAAACTTTACAACAAAgattaaatgaatttaaaaacaCGAACTCGGGTAAATTATCTATCCACGAATTCAGGAAAGCAAGTGAAGAATTGCCTGATCCAAATACTGAAgaacaaatgaaaaaggGAGGATGTCGTTCTAATACTTCTTTCCCCCCATCTTTTAATAGGAATAGAAAGAACGAAAAGAAGATTAAAGAGCATTTAGAaactgaaaatgaattattagagACTAGTGAAGATGCTGTTAATAGAAATCCTATCCTAAGTCAAATATTGGGTGAACAAGAATTATCATCTAAAGAAGTATTATTctatttgaaacaattctCTAAAAGAAGGGAAAGTGCCATTCAACGAATCAAATCAACACATGGGATTGACGGGTCTAATCTATATGGAAACTCTGAAAATCCAACGTCAAGATCAAGATCAGGCTCTAAATCGTTATCAAAAGAAACTCCTGACGGAGTTGCTACTACTCAGGATGGGACAGAAGAAGCGGTgaaagataatattgatggTCAAGCAAGTATCAGAGGAGCAGAACTTGGTGATGGTGatagtgatgatgataatgataatgataatgaagaagatgaagaagacaCAAGATTCCAAGATAAGATAGATGGTTACTCATTAGAAAGAGATCCATACAGACCTAAAAATCTACATCTTCTACCTACAACTGAGTCTTTTTTACATAAAGTTAATGATGATCCTGAAAATCTTGAagatgttgatgatgatgaattagatgCACTATTATTAGATGAGGAAGCTTcacaattgaaagaaagaatatgGATAGGTATCAATTCAgattatttattggaaCAAGAGAACAAGAGGTTGAAAGAAGAGGCAGATTTATTGACTGGTAATACTGCGActaagaaaagaagacgTAACAATGGTGGATCACGTAAGAGAGCTAAGACAGAACCTGATTCAAAAGCTAATTTAGCACATTCTGCCATGGGCTTGATGTCACAATTTCAAGATAGAACTGGGTTACAGGCTGCGCTGAAGGCAGCAGAAGAAAGTGGTGATTTAACAGCAGCTGATAGCGTTAAAAATATGTTGCAAAAGGCAactttttccaaaaaaatcAACTACGATGCCATTGATGGCTTATTCAGTTAA
- the SDA1 gene encoding Sda1p (similar to Saccharomyces cerevisiae SDA1 (YGR245C); ancestral locus Anc_5.81), with translation MVKRSRAAVLPNNIILLQNLVKRDPESYHEEFLQQYSHYESLRDIFLLNGMDTTTTTATTTVSGSTNETTSSVSTTNSLSEGSTTQLMELIGFVSQVCSCFPRETANFPAELKQLILEHHVSLPFELKEKILTSLTILRNKSVISAEELIQTLFPLLVAYSNQGNSLGVNSHAKELRTLVYKNVVSLMRSCNVGSKNQRLNKSTQAICFNLLDEDGDGRGIWAAKLTRELWRRGIWDDSRTVEIMTQAALHDDVKVALSGIMFFLDADREREENFEENSDDDNDGIDVESLKHKLQVNKKSGKRGKKLENAIKTVKKKNKNMNNNGTPNGYLNFSAIHLLRDPQGFAEKLFKGHLSGKKSNKFDIEQKISIMQLLSRLIGTHKLMVLGIYTFFLKYLTPKQRDVTRIMSAAAQACHDMVPPEVLTVMVRKIADEFVSDGVASEVAAAGLNTIREICSRAPLAIDETLLQDLVEYKGSKAKGVNMAAKSLISLYREVAPEMLKKKDRGKTASLELQSLNKDGNDKRSRRPQYGVENNVQGIQGIELLVKWKREQQEAAGGENDDDDDNDANWEVAENSGSDSESDDDDNGWVAVESDKEYDVDMDDDDDEDGTKKGNGKDEEEDSDLDLESEDEEKERKGKDNISVDFDSEAAFRELASTRILTPADFAKLKELRTEESVSKIMGVDNSSNRKKILGKNEELVDAATLTGPVKYKQTREERIQQAMEGREGREKFGSRRGKRENAHSTTNREKARKKNYVMMIHKRSVRGKQKMSLRDKQKVLRAHITKQKKGK, from the coding sequence atggtgAAAAGAAGTAGAGCAGCTGTTCTGccaaataatatcatccttttacaaaatttagTTAAAAGAGATCCAGAATCATATCACGAAGAGTTTCTTCAACAATACTCCCATTATGAATCCCTAAGAGACATATTCTTATTAAATGGTATGGATACAACTACAACCACTGCTACGACCACAGTGAGTGGATCTACTAATGAAACTACATCATCTGTGTCCACTACAAATTCTCTTTCAGAAGGTTCCACTACTCAACTAATGGAATTAATTGGATTTGTATCGCAAGTTTGTTCATGTTTCCCCCGTGAGACAGCGAATTTCCCAGCTGaattaaaacaattaatCTTAGAACATCATGTTTCATTACcatttgaattgaaagagaaGATTTTAACTTCATTAACTATATTAAGAAACAAGAGTGTCATTAGTGCGGAGGAATTGATTCAAACTTTATTCCCATTATTAGTTGCATATTCGAATCAAGGTAATTCTTTGGGAGTTAATTCTCATGCTAAAGAATTAAGAACTTTAGTTTATAAGAATGTTGTATCATTGATGAGGTCATGTAATGTTGGTAGTAAAAACCAAAGATTGAATAAGTCTACTCAAGCTATTTGTTTCAATCTtttagatgaagatggagATGGGAGAGGTATATGGGCAGCTAAATTGACTAGAGAATTATGGAGACGTGGTATTTGGGATGATTCTAGAACTGTAGAAATTATGACACAAGCTGCATTACATGATGATGTTAAAGTTGCCTTAAGTGGGATTATGTTTTTCTTAGATGCTGATAGAGAAcgtgaagaaaattttgagGAAAattctgatgatgataatgatggaATTGATGTGGAATCTTTGAAACATAAGTTACAAGTTAATAAGAAATCAGGTAAACGTGGTAAGAAATTGGAGAATGCCATTAAGACtgtgaagaagaaaaataagaatatgaaCAATAATGGTACACCGAATGGGTATTTGAATTTCAGTGCCattcatttattaagaGATCCACAAGGGTTtgctgaaaaattattcaaggGTCATTTATCAGGTAAGAAATCTAATAAGTTTGATATTGAGCAAAAGATTAGTATAATGCAATTATTATCTAGATTAATTGGTACTCATAAGTTGATGGTCTTAGGGATTTATACATTTTTCctaaaatatttaactCCAAAACAAAGAGATGTTACTAGGATTATGTCAGCTGCGGCACAAGCATGTCATGATATGGTTCCACCTGAAGTATTAACAGTTATGGTTCGTAAGATTGCAGATGAATTTGTGTCAGATGGTGTTGCTTCAGAAGTTGCTGCGGCTGGTTTAAATACTATTAGAGAAATATGTTCTCGTGCTCCATTGGCTATTGATGAAACTTTATTACAGGATTTAGTGGAATATAAGGGATCTAAGGCTAAAGGTGTCAATATGGCAgctaaatcattaatttcattatatagAGAAGTTGCACCAGAGAtgttaaagaagaaagatcGTGGTAAAACTGCAAGTTTAGAATTACAAAGTTTAAATAAAGATGGTAATGATAAAAGATCAAGGAGACCACAATATGGTgttgaaaataatgttcAAGGTATTCAAggtattgaattattagttAAATGGAAACGTGAGCAACAAGAAGCTGCGGGAGgtgaaaatgatgatgatgatgataatgatgcCAATTGGGAAGTTGCAGAAAACAGTGGTTCTGATTCTGAAtctgatgatgacgataaTGGTTGGGTTGCTGTTGAAAGTGATAAAGAATACGATGTTGAtatggatgatgatgatgacgaagatGGTACGAAGAAAGGAAATggtaaagatgaagaagaagattctGATCTTGATTTGGAGTCAgaggatgaagaaaaagagagaaaaggaaaagataatatttcagTTGATTTTGATAGTGAAGCTGCGTTTAGGGAACTAGCGTCAACGAGAATCTTAACCCCAGCAGATTTTGCCAAATTAAAAGAACTACGTACAGAAGAAAGTGTATCGAAGATAATGGGGGTTGATAATAGTAGCAATAGGAAGAAGATTTTAGgtaaaaatgaagaattggTTGATGCGGCTACTTTAACAGGGCCAGTTAAGTATAAACAAACTCGTGAAGA